Genomic segment of Seriola aureovittata isolate HTS-2021-v1 ecotype China chromosome 1, ASM2101889v1, whole genome shotgun sequence:
AATGAAGAATGAACAGTTTTATGCTCCAGGAAAACCACAGGCTGGATTTTCTTCATGACGCAAACAAGGTAACAATGCATGGTCATGATAGgatgtttgcatgtgtggtttgtgtgcacacatgtagGAAAGAGGTGCAtttctccactctcctctctaaTCTCTGCTTGCAGGTTTATTATAAAACCTCCAAAATGCCTCTCTTTctaaatgagttttttttttttttttgggggggggggggggggtaaggggggaggaggaggagaggaagtaaGGAGAGGACAAGGCCCGGGCAAGCAGGCGGCTGGAGCTGGAGCGAGCTGGTGTTTTATCTCCTTCTCCCAGTCCCAGtgaaaagctttattttatttataaacttTGAACTATTTTCAGAtaaaatgccattttttcactgtcATCCTTGATCTTCCGTTCCATTCTCTCCTGAGCGAGCCTTAGAGGGAGACGGCACGCTCACAATCAGATAGTGCTATCAGGCCTCTGCAGCTGCACCGCCATGTGCCGCTGTGCTCCTATCGCCAGCcagcacacatgcagacacagacacacagactcacacacacgcacgcacatgctCCTAAGCACTGAAATGAATTCCCTTTTCTTCTGTATCCACAGAACTAGCCACAGAAAAGGCTCTGCAATGCATTCCATGATCTATCTGCACATCCAGAcactcttcctcacacacaacacTAACAGATTTAGTCCTtcacttcctttttccttttttaaagtcctcctcacacacacacacacacacacacacacacacacacacacacacacacacacacacacacacacacacacacacacacacacacacacacacacacacacacaccataaaagAAGACAGGACAAAAGGACACAAGATGCAAAACTGACATTTAGTTGTTTAACAACTTGCATGACCAAAAACTTTCAAACTCTATCTCATGAGTTGCCatctttcatttccttcctttaTTAGCTCTGCCCTCTTCTGTAGTCTACACTGAACTTCACTGTTTCTTCACCCtttgttcctctcctcttttctgtctgactCATCATTCTCTATTAATGTCacaatctctttctctcattcctTTCTGTGTGGTGAGTGGTGATGTTGGTTATCTGAGGAGGCAGTGCTTCTATCCCTGTCTCTGCcactctgcctgtgtgtctgttgcctgataaaacacaaaagggaTTGTGACGCTCGGCAACGTTGTGGGGCCAACACCCCACCCGCCTCCGCATCTTTGTTCCTACAGCCACCACCCCTCATCatcatgcccccccccacccctaaGGCACTAGAAGAATGCTGAATCTGCACCTGCTTCAGACCGGCCGTGTTCCTTCATTCCAGTACACGTCCTTCCATCCTCTATGACTAATTGACAACAGTTTCCTACACATTTTCACAAGTTACTGAAATGACTATGTTTCATTACTCAGTTGCATCATGGGATATCTGTTTAAGATGTGTGGAAATACACCCTGGAGTGGTCTTTCTATCACCAATCCTCTACAAACTTGCAAAAAAACTCCTCATCTTAGTACTTTAAAGATTAATCTGTGCTCAGTTGGTACAATAAACCTGCGTACCAAAGGCTTGCTTGGCAGTTTATTGTCTCAGCTATTTTGCTCCGAGAGCTTGTGGACTTTTCAATGCACAGATCAACAGAGATTTCAGAAGACTACAAAATAAGAGAGGGGGGCAACCCTGTGTATGGTCTGTCCTCCCTCCCAAGCAGCACAGTGATAAatccagagctgcagagtacAGTAACTCCAACAAAGCAGCTTTGTCATCACAACCCCAGAGAGCTTCAGGGAGGATCTATAGACCCTCACAGCCAAGCCAcaactgcaaatacacacacacacacacacgcacgcacacacacacacacacacacacacacacacacaggtgttttgtGGCATTATTTAAATCCATGTCTCTTCCATTGGCCTAGAAAGTCACACATATAAGTAATCCACCATAGATTAAAAAATGCATCTATATGTAAGCATGTAGGGTCAAACAAAAATTACACAGACATGTTCTGCACACTTGCACATGCATAGATAGACACACTGGCTAGTTATAATGTGGCCCAGGTGCAGCAAAGCCCTGCGAACACAACAACATTCCTGGCAGTGTGGCAGTGCCAGCGTCTTTAGcactcctccttttctctcttctacACCAGCCGCCTCTTTTACTTCTTCCTTGCTTCCTTCCCTGCACCCCCTCTCACACTCCTCCCGTTCCTTTATCCTGAGCGCCTGGCATATTCAGATACTGAAGTCCTCATTACGGCTCAATCCAacctcagcaaacacacaaacagattagCCGCTTAAGACGCTCCCAATCCCCCTCTCCCTCGCTATTCTGCTGTGCTATCAGGCCCCAGCACACCCCTGTGAGATGAGCCAGGGGCAAGGCTTACTGCAGACTGCAGACTGCAGCCTCCGCTCGCTCCTCCACCAAATCCCTCTGCGTCACAGCCCCGTGTCACAGCTGCCCCTAATACAATTAAAAGTCATTTGCAGAACGCACAGGCTTAGGGGATCAcggtgtgggtgggggggttaaattggggagggggagggaaaaaagagagagagagtgagttgGGGCATTAATTCCAGCCAAAAATATTTGaggaaacagtggaaaaaaaaaaaaaaaagcacccaCATGCTTCATGGCCAAAATCATCACACAGTTTATCTTCACTGTTTCTGGAGTTCAATCCCTTGATAGAAAAACTGAACTTGGTCAAATTAACTGGTTAGTGCGCCAATGGGTCAGAGTGTGCACATGTAAAGTGATAAACGATAcacaaatgaaacatgaaacaaaaaagcaacaatCATTCAAAGGACAGGATTAGCGAAATAATTATTCCTTTACTCTCAACCTGATTCAGAGTACTGTACGCTGCCTGCAGCTTTACACAGAACATTTCAGCTCTGGGTACCTGTTGATAGGCAGAACATTAGGCGGCAACAATActtaggataaaaaaaaaaaaacctggctCTGGATCCTGGGTCTAACAGTAGTTTAGTCTCTAGAGAAGATGCTAGGGATTTAGTGAGTGACCGTGTTGGATTTATTTGCAGGCTAAAAGCTTCAAATCACTGAGGTATTCTTACCGTGCCTTTTTTGATATGTCCAGGCCACCAGGCAATAGCGGGCTCCCTCATGCCCCCTTCAAAAGTGGTCTCCTTCCCACAGAGGAACGGCCCGTTGCTGCCACCTGAGGAGTCAGCAGCAGTATCAGTATCAAATcccatgcacacatatacaggAAGAAATGAGTCagacttaaaacaaaaatacaacaacttggagtttaaaaaaaatgtgtgtctgtgtgtgtctgtgtgtgtgtgtgtgtgtgtgtgtgtgtgtgtgtgtattcaatgCCTACCTTCTTTTGGGGCAGATATGAGAGCAGCTCCGTTGTCCGAGGTGAAGAAGACAAAGGTATTATCGTCGATGCCCAAAGTCTTCAGCCATGACATGATCTGACCGATGCTGTAGTCCAGCTCCATCACTGCATCTCCATACCTACAGCACAAACCCAAACGCGTGTATTCATTTATAACCTTGTGCATCTGCTGGATTGTGAGTCAATAAAAGAGTCAGCAAGGTTGCATATTCTGTACCGGCCTCGCTGGCTCTTCCCTAGGAAGCGCTTGGAGGCATAGACGGGGGCATGAGTGGCGTCGGCTGCCCAGTAGAGGAAGAACGGTTGCCGGGCCACAGTCTGACGTTGTATGAATTCAAGACCTTCCTGTAGAGGTGGGAGGTGTGAGAGACTGTTATAACACTGTCAAAATAGCTGTCAAATGACTGTACTTTTTTCGCAGTACAGCTGAAAATAACCTCTTTCTCACTTGCAAACCACATACTAGTACTAGCCATGTTTTGAGCATGGTGTACACTCAGCTGCCTGTTTATTAGGGATGCCCAGCTTAAAGTAATGCAGTCTCATagaacagtcctgcaataaacaCAACTTTCATGAAGGTttcaattttcagtttttgtttgaagaGTTTTAGAGAGATATTGATTAACCTTATGATCATTTCAAAGGCTGCAAGAAACAGTTTTACCCATTTACGCATTTACTCCATCAATATCAATGACGGTAGACCAAACTGGATTTGTAGCActgctgttgtattagactgcagtAAATTTAGCTGGGTGTAAATTAGTAAGTGGAAAATGAGTGTACATCCCTCTGAAATAACTAATTAATAACTGGAAAAGCACTTTACTCTCTATATGTGAGATGTTCTAATATCCGCtttgaatttatgttttaaaaaagcagcCCAGCTGACATTTGTTGACACAAACCGTACAGCTACTAAATGGTACAGTATTTTAACTGTCAAGGCAGTGCCAAGCAAAGACTGTTTTATAAATTATACCTTATAATTTTGGATATAATACTgagctgtaacacacacattttttttgcaatgcTAACACAGGCATGTCCTGTGAGGACTGTCAAAAACATATAAGCTGGCATTTCAAAGTTTtgcctttgtttcattttccatAGACTCAGCCACGTTAATAATTGCACTGCTGAAACCTGTCCAGTCTCATAAGACACGCTAAAATGAGCCTCATAAAGCTCTACTTGACAGATCCATCCTCTTCTTATGATGACATATTACACCTCTCAAGCATGCGGTGTGTCTCTGCATGCTGCTTTTGATCCCTTTAGAAACAGAATGGGAAGGGACTGACGTAGGCAGCAGAGATAATCAGTGCGAGTGTGCGCAAAAGTGAACAATCCACCGAAAAGCACGGTGATGATCAAAGACCAAAATCAGGATTTAATCGTACTTTCAATTTAttgttgatttatgtttttgtagttttatgttTTGGTGAGCCAAAGACCATTTTTGGACTCTAGTGGTCAATAATGTTCAATTACAAATTGGGTGTACCTGATATTCTAAATGCTCCACTGAAAGAATTGTATCACCTGAGATAGAGACAGCCTTTGAAAGGACAGGTGAGCCTTAACTTACCAGCAAATAGATTTGCGTGAGGTTGGACTCTCCAGTCTTTCTGTCAATCTTGAAGTCCTCGTAGTATCTGAAAAACAAGTGTGCTGACTCATTAAATACCAGCTTATTGATGTTCTTTCAAACTGACCTGTTGTATCGTCTcttgtggtttgtgtttgtaggaGATTTTTGGTGAAAGACATATTTGGGAAGTCTCAGCAGAGCTGAGCAGAGGGAACTGTTATGAGGTGTTGCTGAAGCGTGGCGCGGCGAGCAGAGAAGCAGTGACAGGCATCTCTCTTTCTTACACTTCACTTCCTCCAGGTGTCCTCGCGCACAGCCAACGCAACCTGCCGTCTCTTGAGGGcgtagtgtgtatgtgtgtatacatgtctatgtgtgtgtgtgtgtgtgtgtgtgtgtgtgtgtgtgtatctgcccAGGGCCCAGGTATGCAGCGCTGATTAAACCCACGGCTAAGCGAAAAACACGCCCGGCTGCCAGTTCCAATGACCCTGAATACACATATGGCTGTTTTGGGGAAAACAAATGGGCGGAAAATGGAATACACAAGCACAGCTGGTacagagaaggaagaggaggggagacacTCGACTCATCCAGAGGAGCAGCCAGCCAAACTATTCCACTGAGTCATGGGGAAAGAAGATTTTTATAGATTTTcagcttctgtttctgtgtctgctggtgTGTATTTGATTGCTTGTGTGTGATATTACCTGCCAAGCATCTCAGAATTGTTGTAGACAGGGATGTTGGgtctgatgctgctgttgtagGGGCCAAAGTGGCAGTTCGGTGCACCAAACCATTCATCAAAACCGTTCTCCAGAGGAAGGTGGTGTGGCCTGTGGCCCAGATGCCTGTGGTGACAAACAAAGAGCAATCACACACTGTCAGATTAGTGCGACTAAAAGATCACACtgcatgtttttacatatttatactAGTGCTACAAcacaatattttcaaaatactTCTTCCACATAACCTCTAAGCCTTTAGAAACCTTGAAAAACCTGGAGTAAAGATAAAGAGCTCACCACTTGCCGACTATCTTGCTGACGTAGCCCTTTTTCTTCAGCATCTGGGGTAACAAAATCTCATCCTTGGAGATTCCTCCCACTATCTCCTGTGGTGTGTatgctataaaaaaaattgaGCGTATAAAACTTTCTGTGACTTTACTGCACACTGCACATTTTAGACTAAGTAATGAGACACCTGCAACAAAATGAGTTGCTGCTGGATAAGTAAAGATATACTGAGAGTGTACCATTTCTGGCGTGGCCATTAGTGGTGTAGAATCCGTTTCTGACAGGCAGCCTCCCGGTGAGAAGTGCAGCTCTGGCTGtggttaaaatgacagaaaaaaaagtcattacaaAAGAGTCATTACAatttctgtgttggtttttctAAATTATCTTTAACtggcaaacaaaaacagttaaatgTGCTCTAGCCCTCATCCTGACACACAAAGATTACAAATTAATTTGTCAAGTCAGGACTGTACTTGGTTAAATTCTTATATTAAGTAATAAATTCCACATTTATACTTTATTGTAGTAGTTAATTAAAATAAGTATTGCTCTGGCATCTCAGTTTTGATGTGTACATCtaattttttcagctttttaagCATTTGTTTTCCGTAACTACCAATACctataacatttatttatcaacTGCTATTAATGGATAGATTCAACTCAAGTGTACACACTACTCACTGCTGTCTGGTGAAAACCTGTCCCTCCATGTTTCAACTCAACAGAGATTTTTGCAGTTTATTTGCAGGTTTTTTGGCACAATGAACAAAAAGAATCCAGTATTATACTTAAATTACCTAAGATTAAAATATGACAATGACCAGACTAGAGATTAAAGGTTTTTGCTCAACACCAATGTTGCAATACCTTCTTGCATTCTGTGCTAATTTCCTGTACTCTGTTTTGCATGTTGTATTTGAATGTGGAACGTGCAAGCTTTATTTTAGCAAATGTTGTTCTGCAGTAGGTCAATTAATTGCAAAACGGGAAATGCTGTGTCAGGTTGCTGACTTACATGGGGAACAGAGGGGGTTGGCAGTATAGAAGTTTGGAAGCAGCATCCCCTCAGCAGCCATGGCATCCAGGTTGGGGGTCTCTTTCGAGGGCTGGCCAAACACCCCCAGGTCCCCCCAACCCATCTGAAGAGCAGAGGCAGGTTTAATTAACAAGTCCAgcaaatacatatacacacatgcaaacacacacttagagATTACAGGCAGCTCTTAGTGCTCCACGAGATTTACAGTAACAACAGCTACTACTAGTGAGAAcccagagacaaagagaaaacaaataacgttacaaagagagagggaaaaacaaagacaaatattttgttCTGTCATTCACTCATTGCTGAGCCAAACAGCTGTGCTGCTGATGTGATGAACTAAAGTCACAaggacacagagaaaaataaaataaaacaactcaCATCGTCCATGAGCAAGATGATAATGTTTGGAGATGATACATTTGATGGCTTTTCTGTCAAGGAACAACATATTATTGCACTAAGGAGAGTCAAAGTTAGAGCAGACATCACTCGCAGGAATCTGCTGCAGTCATATGAGCATCAACTTCGAGGAAGTGGTTTGTTTGTCTTCGTGCGGGTCTTCAGCGTAACACTTGCGCATAAACACTAGAGTCATTATTTTGAGGTGTTTgcttgaatacattttttattaacttttagttcaatttgtttttatatcgTTGAACTATTAATGTGGTAGCATTATACATTAGGATTAAATTGTTTAACAATAAATAACCTTAAAATTGGTCCTTGATATTTGGTGCATTCAGGAACTTCTGATAAATGTTGTACATGCAAAATAAAACTCGAAATTGTTcaggagaagaagaatattGACCATGCAACAAAATTCTGTAggtaattaacattaaaaacttACAATTTAAACAAGATACGTGCATAATCCGGGTGAAATACTTTTTTGTAATATATAAAAACCAGGtacttatatatattttgtaactTTCCAACAGCATCTGAATGCAGCGTGTCACGTGACAGCATCTGACAGCTCAGAGGAGGAACACTAACATGGCGGTGTGCATAGCTGTGATCGCAAAAGAGGTAATGattgttgttgtaaatgtttcAGGTTTTATACACATCCCTTTTCTACGTTTAAAGTATTTCTCATGTTCTTATTGTCGTCTCTGAGCAAATATTCGAGCTTTCCTTGCATGACAAAAGGTTCAGCAGGCTGAAATGCACCAACAGAGCTAACAACGTTAGCATTATTTGAGGGGAAGCTGATGTTAGAATTTGCTGCTTTATGATGATTTTGTGTGAGTGGTTTAAAGGTGGTTGTTTTAATTGGCTCGTTGTTGTGTATCTGTACTCTGTTATGTCCTGTCCCAGAACTACCCGCTGTATATTCGCAGTGTGCCCACTCAAAATGAGCTGAAGTTCCACTACACAGTGCACACCTCTCTGGATGTGGTGGAGGAGAAGATCTCAGCAGTGGGCAAATCCTTGGGAGACCAGAGGGAGCTGTACCTGGGTCTGCTCTATCCCACTGAGGACTACAAAGTGTAtcctttgtttttgtagttACTTGTTCATTTTTCAAGTTCGTTCAAGGTTGGGAAACCCACAATACAAGTGTTTGACTTTTCTGTTCATTAGATCATCTTTCTTTTACTGAGGTTAGACTGTGATCTAAAGCTTTTTAACAAGATTGCTACACATCTTTATTACACCTAAGGGACATTAGTAAATATACACATCTCTATTATtcaagaaaaatgttgaaaacattATACAGTTGTATGCAGAAGTTTGACgcattacatattttgttgatttattaaGTGAAAAGaatgttaatttttatttc
This window contains:
- the galns gene encoding N-acetylgalactosamine-6-sulfatase — translated: MSALTLTLLSAIICCSLTEKPSNVSSPNIIILLMDDMGWGDLGVFGQPSKETPNLDAMAAEGMLLPNFYTANPLCSPSRAALLTGRLPVRNGFYTTNGHARNAYTPQEIVGGISKDEILLPQMLKKKGYVSKIVGKWHLGHRPHHLPLENGFDEWFGAPNCHFGPYNSSIRPNIPVYNNSEMLGRYYEDFKIDRKTGESNLTQIYLLEGLEFIQRQTVARQPFFLYWAADATHAPVYASKRFLGKSQRGRYGDAVMELDYSIGQIMSWLKTLGIDDNTFVFFTSDNGAALISAPKEGGSNGPFLCGKETTFEGGMREPAIAWWPGHIKKGTVSFQLSNVMDLFTTSLALAGISPPDDRTLDGLDLTPVLLKQSTTLQNRPIFYYRGNELMAVRLGQYKAHYWTWSNSWEEFKKGINFCPGQEVPDVTTHDQKEHTLQPIIFHLGRDPGEKYPISVLTKEYQNVLSGISPVVEQHKKTLVPGIPQLNMCDVAVMNWAPAGCEKLGKCLKVPKSEPLKCDWPH